A genomic window from Lotus japonicus ecotype B-129 chromosome 1, LjGifu_v1.2 includes:
- the LOC130746312 gene encoding uncharacterized protein LOC130746312, translated as MGGKSEKGESMEWTTQDTKIFIDIIYDRVKKGQLQGSTFKKTIWEEINIELQKTSGAPLPDGVERLKGKFNRLRLQHREFSTLISRTGVTWDPEANKVNAPEEVWEEMYKKGKFYKQFKKHGFEHDYYILGEIFNSSTTTGKLSQASTQEPPNSDEEREIEEDFLSKGVHIDSNVIDVDGEDLQEVSKRRKVTGTSSEHRRKEAKNSRLDVLESAVTKWSNTMDARADRYKNEADSSADACIKLLESMDGIFPKVFSIAVEKFTNKDLRKMFIAMSSIRKMDWLASLK; from the exons ATGGGAGGAAAAAGTGAGAAGGGGGAGAGCATGGAATGGACAACCCAAGACACAAAGATATTCATTGATATTATTTATGATCGAGTGAAAAAAGGGCAGTTGCAAGGGTCAACATTTAAGAAAACAATTTGGGAAGAAATAAACATCGAGTTGCAAAAGACAAGTGGAGCACCCCTACCTGATGGTGTAGAAAGGCTGAAGGGAAAGTTTAATCGGCTACGCCTTCAACATCGTGAATTTTCAACTTTGATATCTCGCACAGGAGTTACATGGGATCCTGAGGCTAACAAAGTGAATGCTCCTGAAGAAGTATGGGAAGAGATGTATAAG aaaggaaaattctaCAAGCAGTTTAAGAAACATGGATTTGAGCATGACTATTATATCCTTGGTGAGATATTTAATTCTAGTACAACAACTGGAAAGTTAAGTCAAGCTTCTACTCAAGAGCCACCAAACTCCGATgaagagagagaaatagaggaAGATTTTCTCTCAAAAGGTGTTCATATTGATTCTAATGTTATTGATGTTGATGGAGAGGATCTGCAAGAAGTTAGTAAAAGGAGAAAAGTCACTGGGACTTCTAGTGAACATCGTCGTAAGGAGGCAAAAAATTCAAGGTTGGATGTGTTAGAATCAGCTGTGACCAAATGGTCTAACACAATGGATGCAAGGGCAGATAGATATAAAAATGAAGCTGATTCTTCTGCAGACGCATGCATTAAATTATTAGAGTCCATGGATGGTATTTTCCCAAAAGTTTTCAGCATTGCCGTGGAGAAGTTTACAAATAAGGATTTGAGAAAAATGTTTATAGCAATGTCTTCAATTAGGAAGATGGATTGGCTAGCATCTCTTAAGTAG